Proteins from a single region of Synergistaceae bacterium:
- a CDS encoding helix-turn-helix transcriptional regulator: MRKTIALDGPTQEFLRGLRGMRENAGLSQRELCKALNISRGTFHMYELGLNNPSLGMLMRLAEYFGYDLSDSVNYKVYHGKLTPADIKRTIRRYGLDYRELSRLTGYNFQHISQSVNMSGRWSAECLSAVLEVLRHERELERFRTKRVLSGYWGGGR; the protein is encoded by the coding sequence ATGAGGAAGACGATAGCCCTTGACGGCCCGACGCAGGAGTTTTTGCGCGGACTTCGGGGAATGCGCGAGAATGCGGGGTTATCACAGCGTGAATTGTGCAAGGCTCTGAACATATCGCGAGGAACATTCCACATGTACGAGCTTGGACTGAATAATCCGTCGCTTGGAATGTTAATGCGTCTGGCAGAGTATTTCGGCTATGACCTCTCAGACAGTGTGAATTACAAGGTGTATCACGGCAAACTGACTCCTGCGGACATCAAGCGGACAATCCGTCGTTACGGGCTTGATTACCGAGAACTGTCGCGGCTGACAGGCTATAACTTTCAGCATATCAGCCAGTCGGTGAACATGTCGGGAAGATGGAGCGCAGAATGTTTGTCCGCAGTGCTTGAAGTCTTGAGGCATGAGCGGGAGCTTGAGAGATTCAGGACAAAGCGAGTACTGAGCGGATATTGGGGAGGCGGAAGATGA